The following proteins are co-located in the Paralichthys olivaceus isolate ysfri-2021 chromosome 2, ASM2471397v2, whole genome shotgun sequence genome:
- the chd6 gene encoding chromodomain-helicase-DNA-binding protein 6 isoform X4, with amino-acid sequence MKIHKKDKQQMFTGLLKHTPPPASAAAASSSASDQNSNAQTTVPTIPRGHLVLGPRDQLRLISPVGSTATSNHCTAAGAHATRHSGGAPRPPSSLSEEDDGGGGGRVKKKRKKKDKRQWERGDVEERESSKPKKRKDEKAAMVVTLRKSKEPKEGKERRERRSKGKEGRKESGADLKNVPAGKMAAVAAGAAQVPVKVPGRRGRKPKVKILPPVPTNQAAPPSRLHAKVPVQIHGTHAKNHGQANSKTPVPSAPKQRGRKPRDPGAAPVEKKKKGKRRNQEVAVQEGAESDDTTSMSALNMGGEDSQDPLDIAKRRSGRQVKRRKYNEDLDFKVVDDDGETIAVLGAGRISALNATALAWQAEEPPEDEANIIEKILSVRTAKKETSPSEDQVEETEEFYVKYRNFSYLHCKWATLEELEKDPRIHQKIKRFRTKQAQMKHLFTEPDEDLFNPDYVEVDRVLEVAVTTDTETGEEVTHYLVKWCSLSYEEATWELQEDLDPEKVKEFEHIQKLPADLRHMERPSPEKWQKLDKSRDYRNGNQLREYQLEGMNWLLFNWYNRKNCILADEMGLGKTIQSITFLFEIFNMGIRGPFLIIAPLSTITNWEREFRTWTNMNVIVYHGSQISRQMIMQYEMFHRDAQGNSIPGVLKFHGLITTFEMIMADCPELRKLHWRCVVIDEAHRLKNRNCKLLEGLKLMNLEHKVLLTGTPLQNSVEELFSLLNFLEPLQFPSESSFLEEFGDLKTEEQVKKLQAILKPMMLRRLKDDVEKNLAPKEETIIEVELTNIQKKYYRAILEKNFSFLSKGANQHNMPNLINTMMELRKCCNHPYLITGAEEKILESFRKSHSPDALDFQLQAMIQAAGKLVLIDKLLPKLLAGGHKVLVFSQMVRCLDILEDYLIQRRYTYERIDGRVRGNLRQAAIDRFCKPDSDRFVFLLCTRAGGLGINLTAADTCIIFDSDWNPQNDLQAQARCHRIGQSKAVKVYRLITRNSYEREMFDKASLKLGLDKAVLQDINRKGSLNGVQQLSKLELEDLLKKGAYGALMDEEDEGSKFCEEDIDQILQRRTQTITIQTEGKGSTFAKASFTSSGNRTDISLDDPNFWQKWAKIAEVEIDSKSEKESLVIDTPRVRKQTRHYNSFEDDELMEFSELESDSEDRPCRSRRLGERSRRYLRAECFRVEKNLLIFGWGRWKDVLNHGRFKWHLAERDMEVICRALLVYCLRHYKGDDKIKSFIWDLITPTKEGQDQTLLNHSGLSAPVPRGRKGKKLKNQLNIPEVKNADWLVHCNPEVVLQDESYKKHLKQHCNKVLLRVRMLYYLKVEVLGEAANQALEGIPASKLEVSLPDIDYIEIPATWWDADADKSLLIGVHKHGYERYNAMRADPELCFLERVGMPDVTALTVEQGGGEGAADMTDSVCKTEEAKDDAENKADGGEDRDESSKGEETCSSTDTSDKPDSTGPDSQMLTDVCVQDGPLVTTTTTGTGTGVAALHVVQARPLWPTGPALTARVRRLITAYQRFTLRREPLLRHDFLLHDGLVGMGMGGGGSSHSHHAGGPLAWQLGEELRRCSVVATEPDPLFLEWQRRWTRREQADFYRTVSSYGVVYDPERKTFDWSQFRALARLERKTDESLERYFNSFVNMCRTACKLPLRKEEGLVDPAVLVEPLTEERAARTLYRIELLRKIREQVLRHPLLSARLQLCRPSLYLPVWWETGKHDRDLLIGAARHGLSRTDFYILNDPQLSFLEAHRNYVKRQPSHLHPQSYHHSHHPGLSISSSSFSSSHPQLPHPHCCLYDSGLGRHSPQPPEYPHQSSHHHQHHHQHHIMPPSAPSPSSSSSSSSHPHLQPPPLDAHDSASPSLGMVPGSRGDFLDCPPLDESLELSSLQHDAMSADALHGGKTSKDALNGFPFNSAAGGQSMLNSYGVGGTDLDSKLRSDVLVGEQGSSEETGLMAPSVELDQLQAPWDGTDHSSPAHHMFNESDPILGPSALETGFLEEEDEETQGGDRGGEEGGTLEECLGLPPSSSPSHPSAGDSVEPLSSSYMLFKDIGVSEEPSADQTDLSVSPPPPYVPPPPLSLSDITAHEPQDRLGHSDIAVSLTNPVDEEEERDGGAGFEFDEKEEEDVEGLSGENMEQRGDKEGDQCLEGEQSDAHQDQSLGVLNPHMDQIDGLEPEEQDERMDVSNHLSQDFQQRFEQGQHKTGFPRVVHPYLGKIEQCPESIEEPEEEVDGLILYQTVDGETNEKSGTLIGNASEEFLQARELAEDSREDGSMEHTDLSDQVDEDVPVKQSNTKACETELDDVYSDCTRPSCPSASLTSVTDASKSDETNTKNGGNVATDQEDYEGPGEDCKNGALTIAPYQDNKDNLLQRIKIKPVAALPENSIDAKPSDLKFPLLPNNGGEKKLAQLEQPIKVEETKMEVAEEALPVYPDSCEVKHAKFLAYPVKSEKLVTKAEQLDYPLKEETPQSKPEDLSISMKPESVDHKPEVLQFAAFSDGVEVKPEAKPVALDFTSYPDVAKLKSETKPEGLGLTAFPDTSVIKPEAKPDVLELAAYPDSSEVKPEAKPEGLEFTEIKSETKQELLEADSTVLTPKLEQADGLVDSSESLVEKGQVKEERPSTPVPVVEGYAGSPRFAAPISMCDIPDSLHDAREPTIAQLLQEKALYSFSEWPKDRVIINRLDSICHAILKGKWPWPSEQHDAPGSLSANSCLANSLAQHHHHHHQQRAGFLPTTTSSSVQGQARVQQTNPGLAFQIPPPLTRLPKERLVAPPYLPELKRAGGRRSFDYEAAAAAAAAKVLAGKSASACHAAAATSSSGEKVPVVAPPSHRTGAMLMNGWQEAAIDLTKSSTEISTTSGSGSGDAVVAPGISHHGAGSGHKLPPPPITAPLTGSVGIDMAGILQAGLIHPVTGQIVNGSLRGDDSLRRRRGRRRNVEALYSEFTKSRGLHLPETQGRVDMISHSSVSSSTSSPSPSPSERPAGPPTPSTSSTPTPTQTPPQPEIVAIDREAASKGLIEWLRQNPSYSMDLPTFAHSGAGLLHGFVERPKQRRHRCKDPTKLDINSLTGEERVPVVHRGTGRRLGGAMAPAIKELSRWLDANSEYYVAPDWADVVKHSGFLPEGKFSRILTEPVNRDPNSRRRGRRPRNEMPKPLLSVSDSSSSGLGPPLFMNGGLIGSMDSMVAMQNLRGGIPGIPISGIMAAGFPHGFQAGGAGASAEDAKNGLSMLPMMLHGIPHPHGAAIPQHALFSVGAMMAHAPPPHPSSSSSSSSLSAPKVTTTMAPSTSEASPSSTTPADRESAGSPGTGGEKEWSQDEKGAADTNKRSGAMEAAIITSTSRAHLGSVHLGASAGSHLTFNPFLIPGMSHGLLYPHMFLPHGGIMALPAMPPGMVDGSPGSPKRRRKRGREEGEREEEKESTVKVSVASHPASSVSPSIPSTSAPDPGPPPTEEPQTGQGDTEDGPSEPQESDSHDHPEGAAATQEDEEGSEEKQETEEQRQEGGEEEV; translated from the exons aTGTTCACTGGTCTCCTGAAGCACACGCCACCTCCAGCCTCCGCtgcagcagcctcctcctctgcctcggACCAAAACAGCAACGCACAAACCACAGTTCCTACAATCCCACGGGGACACCTTGTCTTGGGCCCCAGGGATCAGCTCCGCCTCATCTCCCCCGTGGGCAGCACGGCTACGTCCAATCACTGCACGGCCGCCGGGGCCCACGCCACTAGACACTCCGGAGGAGCCCCGCGGCCACCGTCCTCCCTGAGCGAGGAGGACgatggaggaggcggaggcAGGGTGAAGAAGAAACgaaagaaaaaggacaagagACAATGGGAGCGAGGGGACGTTGAGGAAAGGGAAAGCAGCAAACCAAAGAAACGAAAAGATGAGAAGGCGGCGATGGTGGTCACGCTGAGGAAGAGCAAGGAGCCCAAGGAAGGCAAAGAGCGGAGGGAGCGCAGGAGCAAGGGGAAGGAGGGCAGGAAGGAGAGCGGGGCAGACCTGAAGAATGTTCCGGCAGGAAAAATGGCCGCTGTGGCTGCCGGAGCAGCTCAAGTGCCGGTTAAGGTGCctggaaggagggggaggaaaccGAAAGTCAAGATCCTTCCTCCTGTTCCGACAAATCAAG cagctcctccttcaagacTCCATGCTAAGGTCCCGGTGCAAATCCACGGCACCCACGCCAAGAACCACGGCCAGGCCAACAGCAAGACCCCAGTCCCCTCAGCACCCAAACAGAGGGGCCGCAAACCCAG agatCCTGGCGCAGCGCCcgtggaaaagaagaagaaggggaagaGGAGAAACCAGGAAGTGGCTGTCCAGGAGGGGGCGGAGAGTGACGACACTACCTCAATGTCAGCCCTCAACATGGGCGGAGAGGACAGCCAAGACCCCCTGGATATTGCG AAACGGCGTTCAGGGCGACAAGTCAAGAGGAGGAAGTACAACGAGGATTTGGACTTTAAGGTGGTGGATGATGACGGAGAGACGATCGCTGTCCTCGGAGCCGGTCGCATCTCAGCGCTCAATGCCACTGCTCTGGCGTGGCAGGCAGAG gAACCACCTGAGGACGAGGCCAACATCATTGAGAAAATTCTGTCCGTCAGAACGGCGAAGAAAGAg ACCTCACCCTCAGAGGACCAAGTGGAGGAGACTGAGGAGTTTTACGTCAAGTACAGAAATTT TTCCTACCTACACTGTAAATGGGCcacgctggaggagctggagaaagatCCTAGAATCCACCAGAAGATTAAACGCTTCAGGACCAAACAGGCCCAGATGAAACATCTGTTCACCGAG cctgatGAAGATTTATTCAACCCGGACTATGTAGAGGTGGACAGAGTTCTGGAGGTGGCTGTTACCACTGATACTGAGACTGGAGAG GAGGTGACGCATTACCTGGTTAAATGGTGCAGCCTCTCATACGAGGAGGCGACgtgggagctgcaggaggacttGGATCCAGAGAAGGTGAAAGAGTTTGAGCACATCCAGAAGCTGCCGGCAGACCTCCGACACATG GAACGACCTTCTCCAGAGAAGTGGCAGAAGCTGGACAAGTCGAGAGATTACAGGAATGGAAACCAGCTCAGAGAATATCAGCTAGAGGGAATGAACTGGTTACTGTTCAACTGGTACAACAG AAAAAACTGTATCCTGGCCGATGAAATGGGTTTGGGAAAGACCATCCAGTCCATCACCTTTCTGTTTGAGATCTTCAACATGGGGATCCGCGGCCCCTTCCTCATCATCGCGCCGCTGTCCACCATCACCAACTGGGAGAGAGAGTTCCGCACGTGGACGAACATGAACGTCATCGTGTATCACGGCTCGCAGATCAGCCGTCAGATGATCATGCAGTACGAGATGTTTCACAGAGACGCGcag GGCAACAGTATCCCTGGCGTGCTGAAGTTTCACGGGTTGATCACCACCTTTGAGATGATCATGGCTGATTGTCCGGAGCTGAGGAAGCTGCACTGGCGCTGTGTGGTGATCGACGAAGCCCATCGACTGAAGAACAGGAACTGCAAACTGCTGGAGGGACTCAAACTGATGAACCTG GAACACAAGGTTCTGCTCACAGGAACCCCTCTGCAGAACTCTGTGGAGGAACTGTTCAGTCTGTTGAACTTCTTGGAGCCGCTGCAGTTTCCCTCAGAAAGCAGCTTCCTGGAGGAGTTTGGAGACCTCAAAACAGAAGAACAG GTGAAGAAGCTTCAGGCCATTTTGAAGCCGATGATGTTACGAAGACTTAAAGACGATGTAGAAAAAAACCTGGCACCCAAAGAAGAGACCATCATAGAG GTGGAGTTGACCAACATTCAAAAGAAATACTACAGAGCGATCTTAGAGAAGAACTTCTCCTTCCTGTCCAAAGGAGCGAACCAGCACAATATGCCCAACCTCATTAACACCATGATGGAGCTCCGCAAGTGCTGCAACCACCCCTACCTTATCACAG GAGCTGAAGAGAAGATTCTGGAAAGTTTCAGGAAGAGCCACAGTCCGGACGCGCTGGACTTCCAGCTGCAGGCGATGATCCAGGCGGCCGGAAAACTGGTGCTGATTGACAAGCTGCTGCCCAAACTGCTGGCCGGGGGACACAAAGTCCTGGTCTTCTCACAGATGGTCCGCTGTCTGGACATCCTGGAGGACTACCTCATCCAGAGacg CTACACGTATGAGCGCATCGACGGCCGTGTGCGAGGGAACCTGCGGCAGGCGGCCATCGACAGGTTCTGTAAGCCCGACTCGGACCGCTTCGTCTTCCTGCTCTGCACCAGAGCTGGGGGGCTGGGAATCAACCTGACGGCCGCAGACACCTGCATCATCTTCGACTCAGACTGGAACCCGCAGAACGACTTGCAG GCTCAGGCACGCTGTCACCGGATTGGCCAGAGCAAAGCGGTGAAAGTCTACAGACTGATCACCAGGAACTCGTACGAGAGGGAAATGTTCGACAAGGCCAGTCTGAAGCTCGGACTGGATAAAGCTGTTCTCCAAGATATCAACCGTAAAGGAAGCCTCAACGGG GTGCAGCAGCTTTCAaaactggagctggaggactTGTTGAAAAAAGGAGCGTATGGGGCCCTGATGGACGAAGAAGACGAGGGCTCCAAGTTCTGCGAGGAAGACATTGATCAGATTCTTCAAAGACGAACTCAGACCATCACCATCCAGACTGAGGGGAAAGGCTCCACATTCGCTAAG GCCAGTTTCACCTCATCTGGAAACAGAACGGACATTTCTCTGGACGACCCCAACTTCTGGCAGAAATGGGCCAAGATCGCTGAAGTGGAGATCGACTCCAAATCCGAGAAG GAGTCCCTGGTGATCGACACGCCTCGGGTGAGGAAACAGACCCGTCACTACAACTCCTTCGAGGATGACGAGCTGATGGAGTTCTCCGAGCTGGAAAGCGACTCGGAGGACCGGCCGTGTCGCAGTCGTCGCCTGGGCGAGCGCAGCCGACGCTACCTCCGTGCTGAGTGTTTCCGGGTCGAAAAGAATCTACTGATCTTTGG TTGGGGTCGGTGGAAGGACGTCCTAAACCACGGTCGCTTCAAGTGGCACCTGGCAGAGAGAGATATGGAGGTGATCTGCAG AGCTCTGCTGGTCTACTGCCTGAGACACTACAAAGGTGACGACAAGATCAAGAGCTTCATCTGGGATCTGATCACACCCACCAAGGAGGGCCAGGACCAGACGCTGCTCAATCACTCCG GTTTATCAGCTCCGGTCCCTCGGGGTCGGAAGGGGAAGAAGCTGAAGAATCAGCTGAACATTCCTGAAGTGAAGAACGCTGACTGGCTGGTCCACTGTAACCCTGAAGTGGTTCTGCAGGACGAGAGCTACAAGAAGCACCTCAAACAGCACTGCAACAA GGTGCTGCTGAGGGTGAGGATGTTGTACTACCTGAAGGTGGAGGTGTTGGGTGAGGCTGCCAATCAGGCTCTGGAGGGGATACCTGCCAG TAAACTTGAGGTGTCGCTACCAGACATCGACTACATTGAGATCCCTGCGACGTGGTGGGACGCAGACGCCGACAAGTCCCTCCTCATAGGAGTCCACAAACACG GATATGAGCGGTATAACGCCATGCGTGCTGATCCGGAGCTGTGTTTCCTGGAGAGGGTGGGGATGCCAGATGTCACAGCGCTGACAGTTGAACAGGGTGGAGGCGAGGGGGCTGCAGACATGACCGACAG tgtttgtaaaACAGAGGAGGCGAAGGATGATGCTGAAAACAAAGCTgacggaggagaggacagagacgaGAGCAGCAAG GGAGAAGAAACCTGCTCCAGCACTGATACCTCGGACAAACCTGACAGTACAGGTCCAG actcCCAAATGTTGACTGATGTCTGCGTCCAGGATGGGCCTTTGGTCACCACGACAACAACGGGAACAGGAACGGGTGTGGCGGCTCTGCACGTGGTCCAGGCTCGACCTCTCTGGCCCACGGGCCCAGCCTTGACGGCTCGTGTGCGGCGCCTCATCACCGCCTACCAGCGGTTCACGCTGCGCCGCGAGCCACTGCTCAGGCACGACTTCCTGCTTCACGATGGCCTTGTTGGCATGGGGATGGGAGGAGGCGGATCCTCTCACAGTCATCATGCTGGCGGACCGTTGGCGTGGCAGCTGGGAGAAGAGCTGAGGAGGTGTTCCGTTGTCGCCACAGAACCGGACCCTCTGTTTCTGGAGTGGCAGAGGAG GTGGACTCGTCGAGAGCAAGCGGACTTCTACCGCACCGTGTCGTCGTACGGGGTGGTCTACGACCCAGAGAGGAAAACCTTCGACTGGTCTCAGTTCAGAGCTCTGGCCCGACTGGAGAGGAAGACGGACGAGAGTTTGGAGAGATACTTTAACTCCTTCGTCAACATGTGCAGGACGGCCTGCAAGCTGCCTCTGAGGAAGGAAGAAG GGCTGGTGGATCCCGCAGTGCTCGTGGAGCctctgacagaggagagagcCGCCCGGACTTTGTATCGCATCGAGCTGCTCCGCAAAATCAGAGAGCAG gttCTCCGTCACCCGTTACTCTCCGCCCGCCTCCAGCTGTGCCGCCCCTCCCTCTACCTCCCGGTCTGGTGGGAGACCGGCAAACACGACCGCGACCTCCTCATCGGTGCGGCACGTCACGGCTTGAGTCGAACCGACTTCTACATCCTCAACGACCCCCAGCTGAGCTTCCTGGAGGCTCACAGGAACTACGTCAAAAGACAGCCCTCTCACCTTCATCCTCAGAGTTACCATCACTCTCACCATCCTGGCTTGTCGATCTcgtcctcttctttctcctcgtcGCATCCGCAGCTGCCGCATCCTCACTGCTGCTTGTACGACTCAGGTCTCGGTCGCCACTCCCCTCAGCCTCCTGAATACCCCCACCAGTCctctcaccaccaccagcatcaccaccagCATCACATTATGCCTCCAtcagctccttctccttcctcctcttcttcctcttcctctcaccctCACCTCCAACCTCCGCCGCTGGATGCCCACGATTCTGCCTCACCGAGCCTGGGAATGGTGCCTGGGTCACGGGGAGATTTCCTTGACTGTCCCCCTTTGGATGAATCCCTGGAGCTGAGTTCCCTGCAGCATGACGCCATGTCTGCAGATGCGTTACATGGAGGGAAAACGTCCAAAGACGCCCTCAACGGTTTCCCGTTCAACTCTGCTGCAGGAGGTCAGAGTATGCTCAACTCGTACGGCGTGGGCGGAACAGACCTGGATTCAAAACTAAGGAGTGACGTGCTTGTAGGCGAGCAGGGTTCGTCAGAGGAAACAGGGCTGATGGCGCCGTCAGTGGAGCTGGACCAGTTACAG GCTCCCTGGGACGGAACAGACCACTCCAGTCCTGCTCACCACATGTTCAACGAGTCCGATCCAATCCTGGGTCCCTCCGCTCTGGAGACCGGctttctggaggaggaggacgaggagacgCAGGGGGGAGAccgaggaggggaggaaggtgGAACGCTGGAGGAGTGTCTGGGCCTTCCGCCCTCATCCTCCCCGTCCCACCCATCTGCAGGAGATTCAGTGGAGCCGCTGTCCTCCAGCTACATGCTCTTTAAG GACATTGGTGTGAGTGAGGAACCCAGCGCAGATCAAACTGACCTGTCAGTGAGCCCTCCTCCGCCGTAcgtcccccctcctcccctctctctgtctgacatCACCGCCCACGAGCCACAGGATAGGCTGGGCCACTCCGATATCGCTGTGAGCCTGACCAATCCTGtggacgaggaagaggagcggGACGGAGGCGCTGGGTTTGAGTTCGAcgagaaggaggaagaagatgtgGAAGGCTTGTCGGGGGAGAACATGGAGCAGAGGGGAGATAAAGAAGGAGATCAGTGTCTGGAAGGAGAGCAGAGTGACGCGCATCAAG ACCAAAGTTTGGGAGTCTTGAATCCACACATGGACCAGATCGATGGGTTAGAACCAGAAGAACAGGACGAGAGGATGGACGTGTCAAACCATCTGTCTCAAGACTTTCAGCAGCGCTTTGAGCAAGGACAACATAAAACGGGCTTTCCCCGAGTCGTGCATCCTTATCTCGGGAAGATCGAGCAGTGTCCCGAGTCTATTGAAGAgccggaggaggaggtggacgggTTGATTTTGTATCAGACCGTTGATGGAGAGACGAATGAAAAGTCTGGAACTTTAATAGGAAATGCATCTGAAGAGTTCCTGCAAGCGAGAGAATTAGCAGAAGATTCCAGAGAGGATGGTTCGATGGAGCACACTGATCTTTCAGATCAAGTTGATGAGGACGTTCCAGTGAAACAATCAAACACTAAAGCCTGTGAGACCGAGCTGGACGATGTCTACTCAGACTGCACACGACCCTCCTGCCCTTcagcttccctcacctctgttaCAGACGCATCAAAGTCTGATGAGACCAACACAAAGAACGGTGGGAATGTCGCCACAGATCAGGAAGATTACGAAGGTCCAGGTGAAGACTGTAAGAACGGAGCCCTGACAATCGCCCCATATCAGGACAACAAAGACAATCTGCTTCAACGCATCAAAATCAAACCCGTCGCTGCTCTGCCTGAAAACAGCATTGACGCGAAACCATCCGATCTTAAATTCCCTCTGTTACCAAACAATGGGGGTGAGAAGAAACTGGCTCAACTGGAGCAGCCAATCAAGGTAGAGGAGACAAAGATGGAGGTCGCTGAGGAGGCGTTACCCGTATACCCTGACAGCTGTGAAGTCAAACATGCAAAGTTTCTCGCTTACCCCGTCAAGTCAGAAAAGTTAGTGACCAAAGCGGAGCAGTTAGATTATCCCCTGAAAGAAGAAACCCCGCAGTCAAAACCCGAAGATCTAAGCATCTCCATGAAGCCTGAGAGCGTGGACCATAAACCTGAAGTTCTCCAGTTTGCAGCCTTCTCAGATGGCGTCGAAGTCAAACCCGAAGCCAAACCAGTGGCTCTCGACTTCACGTCTTATCCAGATGTCGCCAAGCTTAAGAGTGAGACGAAGCCAGAGGGTTTAGGGTTAACAGCTTTTCCTGACACGTCCGTCATCAAGCCTGAAGCCAAGCCGGACGTTCTGGAGCTCGCAGCCTACCCGGACAGCTCAGAGGTCAAACCTGAGGCCAAGCCCGAGGGCCTCGAGTTCACGGAGATCAAATCTGAGACGaagcaggagctgctggaggccgACAGCACTGTCCTGACCCCGAAGCTCGAGCAAGCGGACGGGCTGGTGGACTCCTCGGAGAGCCTGGTGGAGAAAGGCcaagtgaaggaggagaggccGAGTACACCAG TCCCTGTGGTGGAAGGATACGCGGGCAGCCCCAGGTTTGCAGCTCCCATCTCCATGTGTGACATTCCCGACAGTCTCCATGACGCCAGGGAGCCGACCATCGCTCAGCTCTTACAGGAGAAGGCACTTTACTCGTTCTCAGAGTGGCCGAAG GACCGGGTGATCATTAATCGTCTGGACAGCATCTGTCACGCCATCCTGAAAGGGAAGTGGCCTTGGCCCAGCGAGCAGCACGACGCGCCTGGTTCCCTCTCCGCCAACTCCTGCCTGGCCAACAGCTTGgcccagcaccaccaccaccaccaccagcagcgaGCGGGATTCCTCCCCACCACGACCTCAAGCTCCGTCCAGGGACAGGCCAGAGTTCAGCAGACAAACCCGGGACTGGCGTTCCAGATCCCTCCGCCTCTGACGAGACTACCTAAG GAGAGGCTCGTGGCTCCTCCCTACCTCCCCGAGCTCAAACGTGCAGGAGGTCGGAGGTCTTTCGACTACGAAGCCGCGGCCGCTGCAGCCGCTGCCAAGGTTTTAGCTGGGAAATCAGCGTCGGCGTGCCACGCTGCCGCCGCCACAAGCTCCAGTGGTGAGAAGGTGCCGGTGGTGGCCCCGCCCTCTCACCGCACAGGAGCCATGTTGATGAACGGCTGGCAAGAAGCAGCCATCGATCTAACCAAGTCGTCTACAGAAATAAGCACCACTAGTGGCAGTGGCTCGGGTGACGCTGTGGTTGCACCAGGAATCAGCCACCACGGTGCCGGCAGCGGCCACAAGCTGCCGCCGCCCCCCATCACAGCACCGTTAACTGGCTCTGTGGGAATCGACATGGCGGGGATACTGCAGGCCGGGCTCATCCATCCTGTTACAGGGCAGATAGTTAACGGGAGCCTGAGGGGAGATGactcactgaggaggaggagagggaggaggagaaacgtGGAAGCTCTGTACTCTGAGTTCACCAAGAGCCGAGGACTGCACCTCCCTGAGACACAG gGCCGGGTGGATATGATCAGCcactcctccgtctcctcctccacttcctcgcCGTCCCCCTCCCCTTCAGAGCGACCCGCGGGTCCTCCCACTCCGTCCACCTCTTCTACTCCCACCCCCACGCAGACGCCTCCTCAGCCGGAGATCGTGGCGATCGACAGGGAGGCGGCGAGCAAAGGTCTCATCGAGTGGCTGAGACAGAATCCGAGCTACAGCATGGATCTGCCCACGTTCGCTCAT TCCGGAGCAGGTCTGTTACACGGTTTTGTGGAGCGTCCCAAGCAGAGGAGGCATCGCTGCAAAGACCCGACCAAGCTGGACATCAACTCTTTGACGGGGGAGGAGAGGGTTCCTGTCGTGCACCGAGGAACCGGACGCAGg CTTGGTGGCGCCATGGCTCCGGCCATAAAAGAGCTCTCCAGGTGGTTGGATGCCAACTCGGAGTACTACGTCGCTCCAGACTGGGCTGATGTGGTCAAACACTCT GGTTTCCTCCCCGAGGGGAAGTTCTCTCGGATCCTGACAGAACCAGTTAACAGGGACCCGAACTCTCGTCGACGTGGACGTCGGCCTCGCAATGAGATGCCTAAGCCCCTCCTTTCCGTCTCTGACTCCTCCTCATCTGGCCTCGGCCCCCCGCTCTTCATGAACGGCGGTTTGATCGGCAGCATGGACTCCATGGTGGCCATGCAGAATCTCCGTGGCGGTATTCCTGGAATCCCCATCTCGGGGATCATGGCAGCTGGATTCCCTCACGGTTTCCAGGCGGGTGGAGCTGGAGCGTCAGCAGAAGACGCCAAGAACGGGTTGAGCATGTTACCCATGATGCTGCATGGCATCCCGCACCCCCATGGGGCTGCGATCCCTCAGCATGCCTTGTTCAGCGTCGGAGCAATGATGGCGCACGcgcctcctcctcaccccagctcctcctcctcttcttcttcactgtcagCGCCGAAGGTCACCACAACAATGGCACCCTCCACATCTGAGGCCAGCCCCTCATCAACAACGCCCGCTGACAGAGAGAGTGCAGGCTCTCCGGGTACCGGTGGCGAAAAGGAGTGGAGCCAGGATGAGAAAGGAGCAGCGGACACCAACAAAAGGTCGGGAGCGATGGAGGCGGCcatcattacctccaccagcAGGGCCCATCTTGGCTCTGTGCACCTCGGAGCGAGCGCTGGAAGCCATCTTACCTTCAACCCCTTCCTGATCCCGGGCATGTCCCACGGCCTGCTGTATCCACACATGTTCTTGCCTCACGGTGGCATCATGGCGCTGCCCGCCATGCCACCTGGCATGGTAGACGGTTCCCCGGGAAGcccaaagaggaggaggaagagagggagggaggaaggggagagagaggaggagaaagaaagtaCAGTTAAGGTTAGCGTCGCCTCCCACCCGGCCTCCTCCGTGtctccctccatcccctctACCTCGGCTCCGGACCCAGGCCCACCTCCGACTGAAGAGCCCCAGACCGGGcagggagacacagaggacgGGCCCTCAGAGCCCCAGGAATCAGACTCCCACGACCATCCTGagggagcagcagcaacacaggaggacgaggaaggatcggaggagaagcaggaaactgaggagcagagacaggaaggCGGAGAGGAGGAAGTGTAG